The genomic segment TTCTCCTGCTCCGCCGTCGCCGATCTGGAAGAGATCCGGCGTCATTACCGCGAACTTTCCGCTCCTGAGGCGGCGGAACGGTTCCTTCAAGAGATCTTCAGGAACATCGAGAAACTGGGGCGTTTCCCTCAGGCGGGGCGCGTTGTCCCCGAGTTTGGCGTCGAGTTCCTACGGGAAGTCATCGTGTCGCCGTTTCGAGTGGTCTACCGTGTCGATCCGGGCCGAGTCAGGATCATCCGCGTGTGGCGGAGCGAGCGATTGCTCGAGGTCCCGGAAGAGTAAGCGACAAAGCGTACCGGTGGCGTGGGGAGGATCACGAGTACGTAAAGCTCGACGGCTCAGACGACGCCCGATATATCCTCCGGTATGACCGTTCCCGGGACGAGTGGGAGATCCAGATGATGGAATCGCCGCCATCCACGGGTTAATCATCCTGACGATCTGGCAATCAAACCAAGGAATGAATCGAATGGTCTATACCTCTCATACGCACCCGTTGCGGATCGATGATGTCGATATCCCGGGGGTCCCGGGCACGATCGGGATCACGCTCTGCCCGGGGAAGGTCCAGTCGGGAGCGGTGTCTGGTTCGTGGGAACGGGACTTGCGTATAGACATGCAGGTGGTGAAATCCTGGGGGGCGACCGCCTGGCTGAATCTGCTGACGACAACGGAGATGCTCGACCTGAAGGTGGAAGATCTCGAAGTGGCCGTCAAGGGGAGCGGAATTCGCTATTACTGTCTTCCGATCGAAGACGGCGATATCCCGGACGCGACGTTCGAGAAATCGTGGAATACCATCGGGGCGCAACTTCGGGAGGAACTTCTCCGAGGGGGGAAGATCCTGATCCACTGCAAGGGTGGGCTTGGAAGAAGTGGGATGATCGCGGCCCGCCTCATCGTCGAACTGGGTGCGGCGACGCCCGAAGCGGCGATCCGACAGGTCCGCGCTTCCCGTCCCGGGGCCATCGAGACTCATGCCCAGGAGAAGCATGTCTTGGCGACGAAGGTTTGTGGATAACCAACCATCTGTAAAAGGGTCGTAGATCCGCTGTGCCTTTCCTCCCGGTTCGCAACACGTCCTAATCAGTAAATATTTCCGCGAAAATATCCTTTCCACTGGCGACAGGAACTGTCGCATCGGTCCCGTATGCTCTTCCCATGAAGGCGGAAGACCGGGCGCCCATCACGCTCCAATGTTTCGGGTGCCTTGCGGAGCGGGAAATTCTTATCCCCCGGGAGCGGGGGATGGCGCCGGGGGGATACCTCTGGGAATGCTTCGAATGCCAGGGGAAGCGTATTGGCGGGAGTGGTAACGAACCAACGGAACGGGAGGGGAGATGGAGACGACGAATCGCATGACCACGCTGGCCGACCTGGAGATCGGCAACCCGAAGACGGTTTTGAACCTGACGGCGGTGCCCCTCTCGGGGAATCCCGCCTCCACGCTCGACTACCTGCTGATTGATGAGGCCCTCGGGGCGAAGAAGGTAATCGTCGAGGAGGTGAGCGAGGGCGGCTCGGTCCCGGAGCTGCGGATGACCAACTTTGCGAACAAGTGCGTCCTGATCGTCGACGGCACCGAGCTGGTCGGCGCCAAGCAGAACCGGATCGTCAACGCGTCGTTCCTCATTCCGCCCGAGTCAGTCACGAGGATCCCGGTTTCTTGCGTGGAGCAGGGGCGGTGGGGGTACAAGGGGCGGGAGTTCGGTGCGAGCAAACACTTCTCGCCGCACAGGATCCGGCGGGACAACGCCGAGTTCCACAAGACCACGCTCCGACAGAACCGCGGGTACGCGACCGAGCAGGGGAAGGTCTGGGCGCACGTGGCGGATATGTCCCACAAGATGGCGGCGCCCACGATGACCGGCGCGATGAACGACATCCTCGAACAGCGGGAAGGCTCTGCATTACGAGGGCGATCTGATCCACTTCTCCGGGTTCGGGAAATAAACGGAAGGAAACAAGGGGGTGGGCCGTGAAATCGGCCCACCCCCGGGCGATTCGGAAATACAATGGGGCACGATCGATGCGGGGGAGCGCCACTGGCTGATATTCTCCATTTCCTTCTCGTTCCAGACAGGGCCTCCGGGAGGAAGGTTCGCAGGGCGCTGGCATCCGATCGCACTTGCGGCGGAGTCGTCGTCGGAACGTTCGGCGAGTTGGTGGATCAGGCGTGCAAAGCCTATCTGCTGAAGTCCGTCGAAACGGATTGGAATGACCGGCTTGGGGAAGCGTCCCGGGAACGCACGGATGCTTTCTGGTCGGAAAGCCTGAAGGCGGACCCGGACGGGTCCGTAGCGATTCTCAGCCGGGAGCTGCGCCGGCTCCTTGCCGCCCTGGGGCCGGGGAGGGATCTCGCGCCGGTCGGGAAATCCTGGTTGTCCGACCGCGGGAAGCGGCACCTGGCGGATCTTTCACGTCTCCATGAAACGATGGGCCGGGTTCTTCCCGATGACCTCGCGACAATCCAGAGTCTGCTCGTGGCGGACGGGACCGACGCCCATCGGATCGTCAAGGTCTATCGCAAGATCGGCTTTCCCTCTCTCTCCCCCTGGCAGGAAGCGCTTCTGGGAAAGCTCGCGACCGATGCTGCGGTGGCGGGCGATCCGGAGCTTGAAACGATCCTCGCCGGCAGCCTGATCCCCGCCCCCGCGGGGAAGGCGAAATCGGCCCTGAGGCACCTCCAGGAAAACCTGTTCCGACCCGGCCCCTCCAAAGTCGCGCTGGACGATTCCGTCACCTGCCTCGGGGTCCGGGATTCCCTCGAAGCGGCGGAGATCGCGGCTGGGATGATCCAAAAGACGCTCGATGACAACTCTCGGCTGGGAACATCGGAGATCGGGTTGCTTCTTCCGGGCGACGGGTCCTGCGAGGACGCGGTGCGGGAAGTCTTCTTTCGGGCGGGGCTCCCGGTCTCCGGCCTGGAAGGGTCCCCCCGGCTTCGGAACCTCGGCGGCGAAGCGGTGTTCCTCTTTCTTGCCACGCGGCGACGGCCTGCCCCGGCGATGGCGCTGGCTGCCCTCTACTCCTCTCCTCTCATGCCGTGGGACCCCGCGATCGGGAACCGGCTCGCGATGCGGATCATGGACGGGAAATTTGATCCGGAAGCGCCGGCCGAAATGCCCTCCGAGGGACGGCGGATGATGGACCTTCTGCGGGAAAAGCATGAGGAGCCCAAGTCCCTGACGGAAGCGCTGAAGACCTTCGGATCCCTCCTGACCGGGTCCGGTACGATGGCTCGACATATCGAGGCGGCACGAGCCGCGCTCGATTCTCTCGGGGCAGCGATCCGGCGGATCAAGGGAAAAGAGGTTCCCTGGGAGGAGCTTGCCTCTCTCGTTCCCCAGGACCTGGTCCCTTCCGGCGCAGGCCTCAAGCTGACCCGGGAAGGGGTGGCGCTCTTCCTCGAGGGGGAGGAGCCTTGGCGGCCTGTCCGGATCCTCTTCGTCCTCGGTTTTTCGGGGGGGCGGTTTCCTGCGGGACCGGATCGTTCCCCGGTCTTCGATCCACCGGACACGGCTGCCCTGAATTCGGATCATGGATTTGCTCTTGAGACGCCGGAGGAGGGGATGGCGCGCCGGCGGGGTCTCTTCCTCCGTCAGTTGGGCGCGGTTGGCGATCGCGTGGTCTTCCTTGCACCGTTGCGGGACGCGATGGGAGAGGACCTTGCTCCATCGGGGACCATTACCTTCATGTCCCGCCTCTTCAAGGGAATCCAGGCGCCGGAGGATCTTCTTCTGATCCTGGAGCGGGAGTCGCACCGTTCGAGGGTCAAGGGGCTGGCGGTAGCGCCTCCGGCGGATCCTGTCGTCTCCGGGGTTCTTGACATCCGCGATCCGGATCTGAAAATCGACCTCCTGCTCGACGGGAGCGGAAAGCCCAGGCCGCTCTCGGCTTCCGGCTTCGATACCTTGATGGTCTCCCCCCTGGCCTGGTTCCTCCAGCGGGAAGACATCGTCCCCCTGCGTTGGGCGCCGGAGGAGCTGGACCCGATGACGAAGGGGACGCTCGCCCACGAGGTGTTCGAGAACCTGTTCCGCGCCGGTACTCCGCTTCCGGCCGCGGGAATGATCAAGTCTGCGGCCGGGAAACTCCTCAACGAGGCGATTCTGCGTCTCGCACCGTTCCTGACGGGAACGGAGTGGTACGTGGAGCGCCGGAACCTGCTGAACGACGTGGAAACGGCGGCACTCCGCTGGAGAGAACTCCTGTTTCGCTGCGGCGCGAGCATTCTTGGCGTAGAAACCAGCCTGACCGGAGAATTCGAGGGCGTGCCGATCCGCGGGCGGACGGACCTCATCCTGTCCCTCCCCTCGGGGGGTATCTTTGTCGTCGACTACAAGAAGTCGACGAGCCGGAGCCGCCGGAAGTGCATGGAGGAGGGGTACGACCTCCAGGCCTCCCTCTATCGGCGGATGCTCCGCTTCGGCAAGGTGGCCGATGGGGGTGTGGAGGCGTTATCCCGGGCGCTCAAGGAAGGTGGGGAGATCGGGGTCCTCTACTACATGATGGACGACCAGCGGGCGTTGACCGATACGTCGGGGTGGATCCCGCGCAGCGTCTCCGGGGTACAGGAACTGGGGAGCGAGATCTCGCGTAACGGCGAGGTCCTCGTGCGCGAGCGGATCCGGGCGCTGCGGTCGGGCATTATTCCCCTCAACCGTGAGAATGATGCCGAAACCTTCGAGAAGATCGGGGTGAAGACGTACGCGCTGGAAGACAGCCCGTTGGTGATGCGGTTCGCCCACCCCGCGCCGGCAGAAGAGGACGTGGAATGACGATCCCCCGGCTCACCGTCATCCCCGCCGGGGCGGGGACCGGCAAGACGTACCGGATCCAGAAGCAGCTGGCGGACTGGGTGGTCAAGGGACTGGTGGCCCCCGAGCGCATTCTCGCGGTGACGTTCACGGAGGCCGCCGCGTCGGAGCTGAAGGAACGGATCCGGTTCGAGCTCGTGAAGCGCGACCGGATCGAGGATGCGCTGAAGCTCGAGGAGTCGTACATTTCCACGATCCACGGGTTCGGCCTGCGGGTCCTCACCGAGTTCGCCTTCGAGGGGGGGATCTCGCCGTCCCCGCGATTGCTAAATGACGACGAGCAGGGGTTCCTCATCCGAAGGACGTTGGCGAAGACGGAGAAGGCGGATGCCGTCGCGATCAACCTGCGGAAGTTCGGATACCGATACGACCCGGTGAACAAGACGAGCGCCGAGGATGTCTTCCTCGATACGCTCCTGTCGTTGATCGACCGGCTCCGTTCGCTGGGCCGCAAAGGGGAAGATCCCGCGTTGGTCTCCGGAGCTGCAGGCATGCTACGGCGGGTCTACGGCGCGACTGATAACGCCGACGCATTGAATCGTGCGCTCAACGGGGCCGTCGGACGCTTGCTGGGACGGTTCCCGGGGGACCTCTCCCCGGGGTTCGAGGGGAACGCCTCCGCCAGCGGGGATTTCCGGGAGAACTTCCGGAACCTTCGGCGAGCGGAGGATATGGAGGAGGTGGCTTCCGATTGGAACCTGTGGCTTTCCCTGCGGAAGCTGCGCGTTTCGGGAAGAGGGGGAAAGGTCCCTCCGGGGTACGAGGATCTCGCGCGCGACGTGATGAACGCGGCGGCGGCGCTTCCGCGACACCCGGGGCCGCTGGCCGAGGCGGAACTGCACGTCAGTGCCCTCCTCGGGGCGAGCCAGGATTGTCTTGGAACCTATGGGGAGGAGAAGCGGAAGGCGAGCCTGGTCGATTTTCCGGACATGCTGGCGGGCGCCCACGAGATCTTCGCGTTGAGGCCGGACGTCCTGGCGATCATGAAAGGTCGTGTCGACTGCCTGGTGATCGACGAATTCCAGGACACCAGCCCCCTCCAATTTTCCCTCCTGTGGAAGATCCGGGAGGCCGGGGTCCCGGCGCTGGTCGTCGGGGACGTCAAGCAGTCGATCATGGGGTTCCAGAATGCCGACCCGTGGCTGTTCGAGCAGCTCGAGAAACAGTCCCCGAAGGCGCGCGAGCCGCTGACCTTTAACTGGCGGGCTTCGGAGCCCCTGATGGAGTGGGTCAACGCGATGGGGGAAGGCCTGTTCGGAGTTGCGTA from the Deltaproteobacteria bacterium CG2_30_66_27 genome contains:
- a CDS encoding addiction module toxin RelE; the encoded protein is MVISFSCSAVADLEEIRRHYRELSAPEAAERFLQEIFRNIEKLGRFPQAGRVVPEFGVEFLREVIVSPFRVVYRVDPGRVRIIRVWRSERLLEVPEE